The window ACGTGCTCTAAATGGTGGTAAGGAATAAATCGTGGCATTGGAACAGAGACGTATTCTTAAGCTTATAGCTGATGGGGCTATCAGTGCTGCTGCTGGTGCTGAATTATTAAGCACTCTGGAGCAAAAGAAGCGTGAAGCAGTAATGAAACTGGAGATCTTCAGTCAAAATCAGGCTGCACCGCTGCTGGATATCAGCATCTCCATAAACAAGCTTACAAAATTGCTCAAACCAATTATGACAGTGATAGGATCAGGACTGAAAGTTAAATTTCAGAAGGGTAATTTTATGCTTGATCTTATGGAGCTTAACTGGGAACAGCTATTGGAGATGGGCCTTGATAAGGATGCAGATAATATCTATTTCATTGAGGAGCAGAATGATAATGGTGATACCATTAGTCTGCAAATAAAAGTCGAAAAGTAAATATACCTCCGAGGGTATGGAAAAAAGAAGGCTGATTGCATGCAATCAGCCTTTAACCTAATCTGAGTGATTCTCATTTGCTCATATCACTAATCTCTTTGGCATCTTGAAATTGTGAAAGATTTTGAAATACCATAAAGGTATTCCTGCAATTTTTCACAACTCAATCTGCTCAACGATATTAGCAATCTGAAACAAAACAGAATCGCTCAGATTAGGTTTAATTTATTACAACAATATTAGACTATTCAATTTTTCTCTGGAAATCTTCTGACGGAAAGGAAACAAGAGTCACTTTATTCTGGAAATATTTAGCAGCAACTCTGCGAATATCATCCGGAGTGACGGTTGATAATTCTTCCAGCTGTTTATCATACCAATCATAACCCACACCGTCTATTTCGTTATTTATCACCAAGGAAGGAAGGCGTGATTTGGATATATTATTACGGAGAATAGTATTATTATTATTAAGAACCTGAATTATCTCATCCTGAGTAATCTCGATATTCATCATATCATCGAGCTGCTGCTGAAGCACTGAGATGAGCTCATCTTTCTTATTTATCGAGGTCTGGCTGGTGAGTCTCAGGAAACCATAATCCATATTTGTTGTATATTGGGAATAAGCGTAATATGCCAGATCATTTGTCCCACGGGTAGCTTCATGTAATCCACCATCCATACGGTTCAAAAGGGCATTTATCACTTTCATCACCTTGAAATCAGGATCAGTTACGGCAGGGGCAGCGAGATTGATATCAAGATTGACCTGCTCATATTCATATTGCTGTTCAAAGAACATATTGGAGGTAGGAACCTTCAATTTATGAAGCGGTTCGTTCACTTTGCCCTTGCGAAGCTTGTCATTCAGAAGGTTAGCAGCATCTTCGGCTTGATCTAATGAAATATCACCATTAATGGCAATCATAAAGCTATCTATCTTAAAATATTTATCCCAGCAGTCCTTAATATCTTTCCGGGTGTATTGCTTTTGTTTTACCACGAGGTCTGAGAGCATCATACCAGTTCTGGTATCTCTTCCATAAAGCACTCCATTACGGAAGATGAGATGCTGATATCTGGCAGTAGTGGATTGGCGATCAAACCAACTTTGATTTCTCTCCTTCCAGAGTTCAATTTCTGATTCAGAGAACTGAGGATGGTCAAATCCATCTATGAACATCTCCAGCAGCTGATCCAGATCGTCTGTAAGACATTTGATATAGATCATCAATCCGCTTGATCCCAGGTTTGCTCTTAAGGACACAACATGATCTTCCAGCCATTCACTGATCTCAGTGGATTCATACTTTTTGGAACCCTTCATCAGCAGATCAGCAGTCATTTCCAGGATACCGGCATTTTCAGTGGTTTCCCAGTCCTGAGTAATGGGGAGCATAAGTGAAACATTAACTACTTCTTCCTGATCAGTCTCATCATAAAAGAGGACTACATTATCATCGATCTCTATTTTTTGCATACTAAGACTTGTCTGGATGCTTTCCACCTTTCTGGCTGTTTCATCTTTTTCATCTTTCATTGGTTCAGCAATCGTGATCACTCTTTGATCTGTGAGTAAAATATTTGCTATTGCCGTGGGCATCTCATTTGGCTTGATCAATTCCAGGGCATTTATCTGCATTCCCAGCATATCAGGATTGCTCTGATTATAAATCGACCAACCGATCATATTTGCCTCGCGGTCAGGTCTGAGTTCAAAAAGTATGTGGGAAGCTTTAGTGCGATTGATGTAATTATCCAGTTCTTTCTGAGTGAACCCGTCCTGGGCAGCAATTTGTAATTCTTCATCGATAATAGAGATAATTTTATCAATATCTGCTTCT is drawn from Candidatus Stygibacter australis and contains these coding sequences:
- a CDS encoding insulinase family protein; its protein translation is MKKVMLILAVLFCMIVLSANDLLFETLDNGMQVAVKKNTTNNSVAVYAFVKTGAIKEEQFLGCGISHYLEHLVSSGTTSMRTESEYVQLEEQLGLLSNAYTTSDITAYYLSGENTYLDTMISTVGEFIRYCEFDQAEVDREKEVILKEMIMRSTDVRSQISNWQNSVTHPNSNAKYPVIGYPELFKQITRDNLLDYYHRHYIPNNIIFVVTGNVNIQATMSKIKATFEDWQRSNYPPVFLPVQKPYGTEYTFTKEFETVNAKVNINYIIPDAYYQYTNELNAALDILFSKRQSRINYRLVEEEKLVNNVWAYCSLIPDSHGSNDAVISFEPKEEADIDKIISIIDEELQIAAQDGFTQKELDNYINRTKASHILFELRPDREANMIGWSIYNQSNPDMLGMQINALELIKPNEMPTAIANILLTDQRVITIAEPMKDEKDETARKVESIQTSLSMQKIEIDDNVVLFYDETDQEEVVNVSLMLPITQDWETTENAGILEMTADLLMKGSKKYESTEISEWLEDHVVSLRANLGSSGLMIYIKCLTDDLDQLLEMFIDGFDHPQFSESEIELWKERNQSWFDRQSTTARYQHLIFRNGVLYGRDTRTGMMLSDLVVKQKQYTRKDIKDCWDKYFKIDSFMIAINGDISLDQAEDAANLLNDKLRKGKVNEPLHKLKVPTSNMFFEQQYEYEQVNLDINLAAPAVTDPDFKVMKVINALLNRMDGGLHEATRGTNDLAYYAYSQYTTNMDYGFLRLTSQTSINKKDELISVLQQQLDDMMNIEITQDEIIQVLNNNNTILRNNISKSRLPSLVINNEIDGVGYDWYDKQLEELSTVTPDDIRRVAAKYFQNKVTLVSFPSEDFQRKIE